A window of the Scleropages formosus chromosome 5, fSclFor1.1, whole genome shotgun sequence genome harbors these coding sequences:
- the tars3 gene encoding threonine--tRNA ligase, cytoplasmic isoform X1, which yields MELRFKFFLLTTLTATASRLSPCADAHTHNPSASRAPALGHLNMAEALAARLAVQEQQIHELNLEVQRLVHALRDGRPDGGSLAGSPELERLRAENEKLRYRMVHLRRGLREEPTPGVRGHEEQQQQQQEEEKRGRESASKCPQGQGGGEEGEKDKENVHKCANRSRPVPVDKNKKKEKLEKTPKEGGLEESHPWPEYISDRLQLYEKLKAESDGLLTKRAAESNPITVELPDGRMLQVQAWVTSPYQLASGISDGTRHHSHHEAVVQGILYGDHTSFSQGLADNAVVARVNGELWDLDRPLEKDCLLELLRFDDDDARAVYWHSSAHVLGEAMERFYGGCLCYGPPIENGFYYDMFLEGQRGVSSTEFGALEGICRSVVKEKQPFERLEVSKETLLQMFKYNKFKCRILNEKVTTPTTTVYRCGPLIDLCRGPHVRHTGKIKAMKIYKNSSTYWEGRSDMETLQRIYGISFPDSKMLKEWERFQEEARNRDHRKIGKEQELFFFHDLSPGSCFFLPRGAYIYNTLTDFIKEEYCRRGFQEVATPNIYNSKLWETSGHWQHYSENMFSFPVEQDIFALKPMNCPGHCLMFSHRPRSWRELPLRLADFGVLHRNELSGTLTGLTRVRRFQQDDAHIFCTMEQIKTEMKGCLDFLRSVYDVFEFSFQLYLSTRPEKFLGDIAIWDQAEKQLENSLDEFGEPWKLNPGDGAFYGPKIDIKIKDAIGRYHQCATIQLDFQLPIRFDLTFVGKDGDDKGRPVIIHRAVLGSVERMIAILTENYGGKWPLWLSPRQVMLVPINPSCDDYTKAVCKQFVEAGFMADVDLDSSCLLNKKIRNAQLAQYNFILVVGEKERLTNSVNVRTRDNKVHGEMPVLEVMARLTLLKQSRCCHAEVEF from the exons ATGGAGCTCCGGTTCAAGTTCTTCTTGCTCACCACCTTGACAGCCACTGCTTCCCGACTGTCACCCTGcgcagacgcgcacacacacaatccatCAG CGAGCCGCGCGCCGGCACTTGGCCATTTAAACATGGCGGAGGCCTTAGCGGCGCGTCTGGCGGTGCAGGAGCAGCAGATCCACGAGCTGAACCTCGAGGTGCAGCGCCTCGTGCACGCGCTACGCGACGGGCGGCCGGACGGCGGATCCCTCGCCGGATCTCCGGAGCTCGAGAGGCTCAGAGCCGAGAACGAGAAGCTCCGCTATCGGATGGTGCATCTGCGACGCGGGCTGCGGGAGGAGCCGACCCCGGGGGTGCGTGGGcacgaggagcagcagcagcagcagcaggaggaggagaagaggggcCGGGAGAGCGCCTCCAAATGCCCGCAAGGACAAGGCGGGGGCGAGGAAGGGgagaaggacaaagaaaatgtgcataaatgcGCGAACCGTTCTCGG CCTGTTCCTGTCGataagaacaagaagaaggaaAAGCTGGAGAAGACTCCAAAAGAAGGAGGCCTGGAGGAG AGCCACCCATGGCCTGAATACATCTCTGACCGACTGCAGCTCTATGAGAAGCTGAAGGCTGAGAGTGATGGCCTGCTGACCAAAAGGGCTGCAGAGAGCAACCCCATCACTGTAGAGCTGCCTGATGGCAGGATGCTACAGGTGCAGGCCTGGGTGACCAGCCCATACCAACTTGCCTCTGGCATCAG TGATGGAACCAGGCATCATTCGCACCACGAAGCAGTCGTGCAGGGTATCCTGTATGGTGATCACACCTCTTTCAGTCAGGGCCTTGCTGACAACGCTGTGGTCGCACGTGTGAACGGGGAGCTGTGGGATCTGGACAGGCCTCTGGAGAAGGACTGCTTGCTGGAGTTGCTGCGCTTCGATGATGACGACGCCCGGGCT GTGTACTGGCACTCCAGTGCCCATGTTCTGGGTGAGGCCATGGAGCGCTTTTACGGAGGCTGCCTTTGCTATGGACCGCCTATTGAGAACGGGTTCTACTATGACATGTTTCTGGAGGGTCAGCG AGGGGTGTCCAGCACTGAATTTGGGGCCCTCGAAGGAATTTGCCGGTCAGTGGTGAAGGAAAAGCAGCCCTTTGAGCGCCTGGAGGTCAGCAAGGAGACCCTGCTGCAGATGTTCAAG TACAACAAGTTCAAGTGTCGCATTTTGAACGAGAAGgtcaccacccccaccaccactgtgTACAG ATGTGGGCCGCTGATCGACCTGTGCAGAGGGCCACATGTGCGGCACACTGGGAAGATCAAAGCTATGAAAATCTATAAG AACTCCTCTACATACTGGGAGGGGCGCTCTGATATGGAGACTCTGCAGCGCATCTATGGCATTTCCTTCCCTGACAGCAAGATGCTGAAAGAATGGGAGCGCTTCCAAGAAGAGGCGAGAAACCGGGATCACCGCAAAATCGGCAAG gaaCAGGAGCTATTCTTCTTCCATGACCTCAGCCCAGGCAGCTGCTTCTTCCTCCCTAGAGGGGCCTACATTTACAACACACTCACTGACTTCATCAAG GAGGAGTACTGCAGACGGGGCTTCCAGGAGGTGGCCACCCCCAACATTTACAACAGCAAGTTGTGGGAAACCTCAGGACACTGGCAGCACTACAGTGAGAACATGTTCTCCTTCCCTGTGGAGCAGGACATCTTTGCCCTTAAGCCCATGAACTGCCCAGGGCACTG TCTCATGTTCAGTCACCGGCCTCGGTCATGGCGGGAGCTGCCCCTGAGACTAGCCGACTTTGGGGTGCTCCATCGTAACGAGCTGTCCGGCACATTGACGGGACTCACCAGGGTGCGTCGATTCCAGCAAGATGATGCCCACATCTTCTGCACCATGGAGCAG ATTAAGACTGAAATGAAGGGATGCCTGGACTTCTTGCGCAGTGTGTATGATGTCTTTGAGTTCTCCTTCCAGTTGTACCTCTCCACACGTCCTGAAAAGTTCCTTGGTGACATTGCCATCTGGGACCAGGCTGAGAAG CAACTGGAGAACAGCCTAGACGAGTTTGGTGAGCCATGGAAACTCAACCCTGGGGATGGTGCATTCTATGGTCCCAAG ATCGACATAAAGATCAAGGATGCCATTGGACGTTATCACCAGTGTGCCACCATCCAGTTGGACTTCCAACTGCCAATCCGCTTTGACCTGACGTTTGTTGG GAAAGACGGTGATGACAAGGGGCGGCCTGTCATCATCCACCGTGCAGTTCTGGGCTCTGTGGAGAGGATGATTGCTATCCTCACAGAGAACTATGGTGGAAAGTG GCCTCTCTGGCTATCTCCCCGTCAGGTGATGCTGGTACCCATCAACCCCTCATGTGACGATTATACAAAGGCG
- the tars3 gene encoding threonine--tRNA ligase 2, cytoplasmic isoform X4 — protein sequence MELRFKFFLLTTLTATASRLSPCADAHTHNPSASRAPALGHLNMAEALAARLAVQEQQIHELNLEVQRLVHALRDGRPDGGSLAGSPELERLRAENEKLRYRMVHLRRGLREEPTPGVRGHEEQQQQQQEEEKRGRESASKCPQGQGGGEEGEKDKENVHKCANRSRPVPVDKNKKKEKLEKTPKEGGLEESHPWPEYISDRLQLYEKLKAESDGLLTKRAAESNPITVELPDGRMLQVQAWVTSPYQLASGISDGTRHHSHHEAVVQGILYGDHTSFSQGLADNAVVARVNGELWDLDRPLEKDCLLELLRFDDDDARAVYWHSSAHVLGEAMERFYGGCLCYGPPIENGFYYDMFLEGQRGVSSTEFGALEGICRSVVKEKQPFERLEVSKETLLQMFKYNKFKCRILNEKVTTPTTTVYRCGPLIDLCRGPHVRHTGKIKAMKIYKNSSTYWEGRSDMETLQRIYGISFPDSKMLKEWERFQEEARNRDHRKIGKEQELFFFHDLSPGSCFFLPRGAYIYNTLTDFIKEEYCRRGFQEVATPNIYNSKLWETSGHWQHYSENMFSFPVEQDIFALKPMNCPGHCLMFSHRPRSWRELPLRLADFGVLHRNELSGTLTGLTRVRRFQQDDAHIFCTMEQIKTEMKGCLDFLRSVYDVFEFSFQLYLSTRPEKFLGDIAIWDQAEKCMKKTPLTRRVDQQYMCDFRST from the exons ATGGAGCTCCGGTTCAAGTTCTTCTTGCTCACCACCTTGACAGCCACTGCTTCCCGACTGTCACCCTGcgcagacgcgcacacacacaatccatCAG CGAGCCGCGCGCCGGCACTTGGCCATTTAAACATGGCGGAGGCCTTAGCGGCGCGTCTGGCGGTGCAGGAGCAGCAGATCCACGAGCTGAACCTCGAGGTGCAGCGCCTCGTGCACGCGCTACGCGACGGGCGGCCGGACGGCGGATCCCTCGCCGGATCTCCGGAGCTCGAGAGGCTCAGAGCCGAGAACGAGAAGCTCCGCTATCGGATGGTGCATCTGCGACGCGGGCTGCGGGAGGAGCCGACCCCGGGGGTGCGTGGGcacgaggagcagcagcagcagcagcaggaggaggagaagaggggcCGGGAGAGCGCCTCCAAATGCCCGCAAGGACAAGGCGGGGGCGAGGAAGGGgagaaggacaaagaaaatgtgcataaatgcGCGAACCGTTCTCGG CCTGTTCCTGTCGataagaacaagaagaaggaaAAGCTGGAGAAGACTCCAAAAGAAGGAGGCCTGGAGGAG AGCCACCCATGGCCTGAATACATCTCTGACCGACTGCAGCTCTATGAGAAGCTGAAGGCTGAGAGTGATGGCCTGCTGACCAAAAGGGCTGCAGAGAGCAACCCCATCACTGTAGAGCTGCCTGATGGCAGGATGCTACAGGTGCAGGCCTGGGTGACCAGCCCATACCAACTTGCCTCTGGCATCAG TGATGGAACCAGGCATCATTCGCACCACGAAGCAGTCGTGCAGGGTATCCTGTATGGTGATCACACCTCTTTCAGTCAGGGCCTTGCTGACAACGCTGTGGTCGCACGTGTGAACGGGGAGCTGTGGGATCTGGACAGGCCTCTGGAGAAGGACTGCTTGCTGGAGTTGCTGCGCTTCGATGATGACGACGCCCGGGCT GTGTACTGGCACTCCAGTGCCCATGTTCTGGGTGAGGCCATGGAGCGCTTTTACGGAGGCTGCCTTTGCTATGGACCGCCTATTGAGAACGGGTTCTACTATGACATGTTTCTGGAGGGTCAGCG AGGGGTGTCCAGCACTGAATTTGGGGCCCTCGAAGGAATTTGCCGGTCAGTGGTGAAGGAAAAGCAGCCCTTTGAGCGCCTGGAGGTCAGCAAGGAGACCCTGCTGCAGATGTTCAAG TACAACAAGTTCAAGTGTCGCATTTTGAACGAGAAGgtcaccacccccaccaccactgtgTACAG ATGTGGGCCGCTGATCGACCTGTGCAGAGGGCCACATGTGCGGCACACTGGGAAGATCAAAGCTATGAAAATCTATAAG AACTCCTCTACATACTGGGAGGGGCGCTCTGATATGGAGACTCTGCAGCGCATCTATGGCATTTCCTTCCCTGACAGCAAGATGCTGAAAGAATGGGAGCGCTTCCAAGAAGAGGCGAGAAACCGGGATCACCGCAAAATCGGCAAG gaaCAGGAGCTATTCTTCTTCCATGACCTCAGCCCAGGCAGCTGCTTCTTCCTCCCTAGAGGGGCCTACATTTACAACACACTCACTGACTTCATCAAG GAGGAGTACTGCAGACGGGGCTTCCAGGAGGTGGCCACCCCCAACATTTACAACAGCAAGTTGTGGGAAACCTCAGGACACTGGCAGCACTACAGTGAGAACATGTTCTCCTTCCCTGTGGAGCAGGACATCTTTGCCCTTAAGCCCATGAACTGCCCAGGGCACTG TCTCATGTTCAGTCACCGGCCTCGGTCATGGCGGGAGCTGCCCCTGAGACTAGCCGACTTTGGGGTGCTCCATCGTAACGAGCTGTCCGGCACATTGACGGGACTCACCAGGGTGCGTCGATTCCAGCAAGATGATGCCCACATCTTCTGCACCATGGAGCAG ATTAAGACTGAAATGAAGGGATGCCTGGACTTCTTGCGCAGTGTGTATGATGTCTTTGAGTTCTCCTTCCAGTTGTACCTCTCCACACGTCCTGAAAAGTTCCTTGGTGACATTGCCATCTGGGACCAGGCTGAGAAG TGCATGAAAAAAACCCCGTTAACGAGGCGTGTGGATCAACAATATATGTGTGACTTCAGATCGACATAA
- the tars3 gene encoding threonine--tRNA ligase 2, cytoplasmic isoform X3, translated as MELRFKFFLLTTLTATASRLSPCADAHTHNPSASRAPALGHLNMAEALAARLAVQEQQIHELNLEVQRLVHALRDGRPDGGSLAGSPELERLRAENEKLRYRMVHLRRGLREEPTPGVRGHEEQQQQQQEEEKRGRESASKCPQGQGGGEEGEKDKENVHKCANRSRPVPVDKNKKKEKLEKTPKEGGLEESHPWPEYISDRLQLYEKLKAESDGLLTKRAAESNPITVELPDGRMLQVQAWVTSPYQLASGISDGTRHHSHHEAVVQGILYGDHTSFSQGLADNAVVARVNGELWDLDRPLEKDCLLELLRFDDDDARAVYWHSSAHVLGEAMERFYGGCLCYGPPIENGFYYDMFLEGQRGVSSTEFGALEGICRSVVKEKQPFERLEVSKETLLQMFKYNKFKCRILNEKVTTPTTTVYRCGPLIDLCRGPHVRHTGKIKAMKIYKNSSTYWEGRSDMETLQRIYGISFPDSKMLKEWERFQEEARNRDHRKIGKEQELFFFHDLSPGSCFFLPRGAYIYNTLTDFIKEEYCRRGFQEVATPNIYNSKLWETSGHWQHYSENMFSFPVEQDIFALKPMNCPGHCLMFSHRPRSWRELPLRLADFGVLHRNELSGTLTGLTRVRRFQQDDAHIFCTMEQIKTEMKGCLDFLRSVYDVFEFSFQLYLSTRPEKFLGDIAIWDQAEKQLENSLDEFVHEKNPVNEACGSTIYV; from the exons ATGGAGCTCCGGTTCAAGTTCTTCTTGCTCACCACCTTGACAGCCACTGCTTCCCGACTGTCACCCTGcgcagacgcgcacacacacaatccatCAG CGAGCCGCGCGCCGGCACTTGGCCATTTAAACATGGCGGAGGCCTTAGCGGCGCGTCTGGCGGTGCAGGAGCAGCAGATCCACGAGCTGAACCTCGAGGTGCAGCGCCTCGTGCACGCGCTACGCGACGGGCGGCCGGACGGCGGATCCCTCGCCGGATCTCCGGAGCTCGAGAGGCTCAGAGCCGAGAACGAGAAGCTCCGCTATCGGATGGTGCATCTGCGACGCGGGCTGCGGGAGGAGCCGACCCCGGGGGTGCGTGGGcacgaggagcagcagcagcagcagcaggaggaggagaagaggggcCGGGAGAGCGCCTCCAAATGCCCGCAAGGACAAGGCGGGGGCGAGGAAGGGgagaaggacaaagaaaatgtgcataaatgcGCGAACCGTTCTCGG CCTGTTCCTGTCGataagaacaagaagaaggaaAAGCTGGAGAAGACTCCAAAAGAAGGAGGCCTGGAGGAG AGCCACCCATGGCCTGAATACATCTCTGACCGACTGCAGCTCTATGAGAAGCTGAAGGCTGAGAGTGATGGCCTGCTGACCAAAAGGGCTGCAGAGAGCAACCCCATCACTGTAGAGCTGCCTGATGGCAGGATGCTACAGGTGCAGGCCTGGGTGACCAGCCCATACCAACTTGCCTCTGGCATCAG TGATGGAACCAGGCATCATTCGCACCACGAAGCAGTCGTGCAGGGTATCCTGTATGGTGATCACACCTCTTTCAGTCAGGGCCTTGCTGACAACGCTGTGGTCGCACGTGTGAACGGGGAGCTGTGGGATCTGGACAGGCCTCTGGAGAAGGACTGCTTGCTGGAGTTGCTGCGCTTCGATGATGACGACGCCCGGGCT GTGTACTGGCACTCCAGTGCCCATGTTCTGGGTGAGGCCATGGAGCGCTTTTACGGAGGCTGCCTTTGCTATGGACCGCCTATTGAGAACGGGTTCTACTATGACATGTTTCTGGAGGGTCAGCG AGGGGTGTCCAGCACTGAATTTGGGGCCCTCGAAGGAATTTGCCGGTCAGTGGTGAAGGAAAAGCAGCCCTTTGAGCGCCTGGAGGTCAGCAAGGAGACCCTGCTGCAGATGTTCAAG TACAACAAGTTCAAGTGTCGCATTTTGAACGAGAAGgtcaccacccccaccaccactgtgTACAG ATGTGGGCCGCTGATCGACCTGTGCAGAGGGCCACATGTGCGGCACACTGGGAAGATCAAAGCTATGAAAATCTATAAG AACTCCTCTACATACTGGGAGGGGCGCTCTGATATGGAGACTCTGCAGCGCATCTATGGCATTTCCTTCCCTGACAGCAAGATGCTGAAAGAATGGGAGCGCTTCCAAGAAGAGGCGAGAAACCGGGATCACCGCAAAATCGGCAAG gaaCAGGAGCTATTCTTCTTCCATGACCTCAGCCCAGGCAGCTGCTTCTTCCTCCCTAGAGGGGCCTACATTTACAACACACTCACTGACTTCATCAAG GAGGAGTACTGCAGACGGGGCTTCCAGGAGGTGGCCACCCCCAACATTTACAACAGCAAGTTGTGGGAAACCTCAGGACACTGGCAGCACTACAGTGAGAACATGTTCTCCTTCCCTGTGGAGCAGGACATCTTTGCCCTTAAGCCCATGAACTGCCCAGGGCACTG TCTCATGTTCAGTCACCGGCCTCGGTCATGGCGGGAGCTGCCCCTGAGACTAGCCGACTTTGGGGTGCTCCATCGTAACGAGCTGTCCGGCACATTGACGGGACTCACCAGGGTGCGTCGATTCCAGCAAGATGATGCCCACATCTTCTGCACCATGGAGCAG ATTAAGACTGAAATGAAGGGATGCCTGGACTTCTTGCGCAGTGTGTATGATGTCTTTGAGTTCTCCTTCCAGTTGTACCTCTCCACACGTCCTGAAAAGTTCCTTGGTGACATTGCCATCTGGGACCAGGCTGAGAAG CAACTGGAGAACAGCCTAGACGAGTTTG TGCATGAAAAAAACCCCGTTAACGAGGCGTGTGGATCAACAATATATGTGTGA
- the tars3 gene encoding threonine--tRNA ligase 2, cytoplasmic isoform X5 produces the protein MELRFKFFLLTTLTATASRLSPCADAHTHNPSASRAPALGHLNMAEALAARLAVQEQQIHELNLEVQRLVHALRDGRPDGGSLAGSPELERLRAENEKLRYRMVHLRRGLREEPTPGVRGHEEQQQQQQEEEKRGRESASKCPQGQGGGEEGEKDKENVHKCANRSRPVPVDKNKKKEKLEKTPKEGGLEESHPWPEYISDRLQLYEKLKAESDGLLTKRAAESNPITVELPDGRMLQVQAWVTSPYQLASGISDGTRHHSHHEAVVQGILYGDHTSFSQGLADNAVVARVNGELWDLDRPLEKDCLLELLRFDDDDARAVYWHSSAHVLGEAMERFYGGCLCYGPPIENGFYYDMFLEGQRGVSSTEFGALEGICRSVVKEKQPFERLEVSKETLLQMFKYNKFKCRILNEKVTTPTTTVYRCGPLIDLCRGPHVRHTGKIKAMKIYKNSSTYWEGRSDMETLQRIYGISFPDSKMLKEWERFQEEARNRDHRKIGKEQELFFFHDLSPGSCFFLPRGAYIYNTLTDFIKEEYCRRGFQEVATPNIYNSKLWETSGHWQHYSENMFSFPVEQDIFALKPMNCPGHCLMFSHRPRSWRELPLRLADFGVLHRNELSGTLTGLTRVRRFQQDDAHIFCTMEQIKTEMKGCLDFLRSVYDVFEFSFQLYLSTRPEKFLGDIAIWDQAEKFIQMRQRHVTHNCVG, from the exons ATGGAGCTCCGGTTCAAGTTCTTCTTGCTCACCACCTTGACAGCCACTGCTTCCCGACTGTCACCCTGcgcagacgcgcacacacacaatccatCAG CGAGCCGCGCGCCGGCACTTGGCCATTTAAACATGGCGGAGGCCTTAGCGGCGCGTCTGGCGGTGCAGGAGCAGCAGATCCACGAGCTGAACCTCGAGGTGCAGCGCCTCGTGCACGCGCTACGCGACGGGCGGCCGGACGGCGGATCCCTCGCCGGATCTCCGGAGCTCGAGAGGCTCAGAGCCGAGAACGAGAAGCTCCGCTATCGGATGGTGCATCTGCGACGCGGGCTGCGGGAGGAGCCGACCCCGGGGGTGCGTGGGcacgaggagcagcagcagcagcagcaggaggaggagaagaggggcCGGGAGAGCGCCTCCAAATGCCCGCAAGGACAAGGCGGGGGCGAGGAAGGGgagaaggacaaagaaaatgtgcataaatgcGCGAACCGTTCTCGG CCTGTTCCTGTCGataagaacaagaagaaggaaAAGCTGGAGAAGACTCCAAAAGAAGGAGGCCTGGAGGAG AGCCACCCATGGCCTGAATACATCTCTGACCGACTGCAGCTCTATGAGAAGCTGAAGGCTGAGAGTGATGGCCTGCTGACCAAAAGGGCTGCAGAGAGCAACCCCATCACTGTAGAGCTGCCTGATGGCAGGATGCTACAGGTGCAGGCCTGGGTGACCAGCCCATACCAACTTGCCTCTGGCATCAG TGATGGAACCAGGCATCATTCGCACCACGAAGCAGTCGTGCAGGGTATCCTGTATGGTGATCACACCTCTTTCAGTCAGGGCCTTGCTGACAACGCTGTGGTCGCACGTGTGAACGGGGAGCTGTGGGATCTGGACAGGCCTCTGGAGAAGGACTGCTTGCTGGAGTTGCTGCGCTTCGATGATGACGACGCCCGGGCT GTGTACTGGCACTCCAGTGCCCATGTTCTGGGTGAGGCCATGGAGCGCTTTTACGGAGGCTGCCTTTGCTATGGACCGCCTATTGAGAACGGGTTCTACTATGACATGTTTCTGGAGGGTCAGCG AGGGGTGTCCAGCACTGAATTTGGGGCCCTCGAAGGAATTTGCCGGTCAGTGGTGAAGGAAAAGCAGCCCTTTGAGCGCCTGGAGGTCAGCAAGGAGACCCTGCTGCAGATGTTCAAG TACAACAAGTTCAAGTGTCGCATTTTGAACGAGAAGgtcaccacccccaccaccactgtgTACAG ATGTGGGCCGCTGATCGACCTGTGCAGAGGGCCACATGTGCGGCACACTGGGAAGATCAAAGCTATGAAAATCTATAAG AACTCCTCTACATACTGGGAGGGGCGCTCTGATATGGAGACTCTGCAGCGCATCTATGGCATTTCCTTCCCTGACAGCAAGATGCTGAAAGAATGGGAGCGCTTCCAAGAAGAGGCGAGAAACCGGGATCACCGCAAAATCGGCAAG gaaCAGGAGCTATTCTTCTTCCATGACCTCAGCCCAGGCAGCTGCTTCTTCCTCCCTAGAGGGGCCTACATTTACAACACACTCACTGACTTCATCAAG GAGGAGTACTGCAGACGGGGCTTCCAGGAGGTGGCCACCCCCAACATTTACAACAGCAAGTTGTGGGAAACCTCAGGACACTGGCAGCACTACAGTGAGAACATGTTCTCCTTCCCTGTGGAGCAGGACATCTTTGCCCTTAAGCCCATGAACTGCCCAGGGCACTG TCTCATGTTCAGTCACCGGCCTCGGTCATGGCGGGAGCTGCCCCTGAGACTAGCCGACTTTGGGGTGCTCCATCGTAACGAGCTGTCCGGCACATTGACGGGACTCACCAGGGTGCGTCGATTCCAGCAAGATGATGCCCACATCTTCTGCACCATGGAGCAG ATTAAGACTGAAATGAAGGGATGCCTGGACTTCTTGCGCAGTGTGTATGATGTCTTTGAGTTCTCCTTCCAGTTGTACCTCTCCACACGTCCTGAAAAGTTCCTTGGTGACATTGCCATCTGGGACCAGGCTGAGAAG TTTATACAGATGAGACAAAGGCATGTAACGCATAATTGTGTTGGCTGA